In the Arthrobacter sp. CDRTa11 genome, CGCCCAAACCCACCCCAGGTTCCAGTCCCCGCACCGGGCAGGCCAGATCCAGACCCTCCTGGCCGCGGTGGTCATCAGCATCTGCGCGCTCCTGAACGCCGACCCGTACCAGCAGTTGCTGATCTGGGTAAACACTCCCGGAATCTTCGGCATCGTTGGGCTCCAGGGCCTGGTTTCGGTGGCAGCCTTCCTCTACCTTCGCCGGAATCCCGCTGCGGCCACCCACAGATTCCTCATTCCCGTCAGCCTTGCGTCCGCCATTCTCCTCTTTGGCGTTGTGCTGCTGATCGGCCTGAACATCGAGCTGCTCACCTTTGCTGACAGCACCACCAACACCGTCCTCATCCTGGTCATGCCAGTGGTGTTCCTCGCCGGACTCCTCACGGCCCGCTGGGTACGCCGCCACCGCCCCGAAACCTTCGCGCAGATTGGAAGCTTCGAAACCCATGAATCCTGATCTCATCATCCTTGCCGGCACCATCCATACGATGGAAACCAGCTCCGAGGCCAGCCCGGCCGGAACCCTGCCCCAGGCCGTCGCAGTTAAGGACGGGGTGATTGCCGCCGTCGGAACACGGGAGGAGGCCGAAAGCTGGCGGGCCGCGGAGGTTCTCGACTTTGGCTCTGCCGTCCTGACGCCCGGCCTGGTGGACTGCCATATCCACCCTGTCCTGGGGCTCGAACTCACCCGTGGCTGCGACCTGTCCGGCGCTGTCAACCTCGACGATGTTCAGACCAAATTGCTGGCTGAAGCTGAAGCGACCCCACCCGGCGAGTGGGTCAGGGGCTGGGGCCTGGACCCCAATCTGTTCGGCTCGGCTGCTGCACACCGTGGGCTGATTGACGACGTCGTCGCCGGGCGGCCGTGCCTTGTCCGGCTGTTCGACGGGCATTCGGCGCTGGCAAACACCCGTGCTCTCGAAATAGCGGGCGTCACCGGCCCCCGTTCCTTTGACCAGGCCGCCGAGGTGGTCTGCGATGCCGGTGGGGCACCCACCGGGCTGCTGCTGGAGGCAGCCGCCGTCGAACTGGTTGCGCGGGTGATGCCCGCCGAGTCCTTCGCCGCGCGGAAGGATCGGCTGGCAGGACTCTTCCAACAGTTTTCCAGGTCAGGGCTCACGGGCGCCCACGTTATGGACTGCGGGGAGGGCTCCCTGGAGCTCTACCGGGCTCTCGAAGGCGACGGCGGGCTTCCGCTGCGCCTGCGGATCTCGCCGTGGTGCATGCCGGGAAGCAGCCGGACGGAGTGGCTCGGGCTCGCTGAGCAGGTGGGAACCCTGGCAGGACGGCGCTGGGAGGTGGCCGGCATCAAACTGTTCGTTGACGGCACGGTGGACAACGGAACCGCCTGGCTGTTTGAACCTGACGTGTACGGGGAGTCGGTCCGCCCGTTCTGGCCCCGGCCGGAGGAATACGCCCAGGCCGTGCGGTTCTTTGCCGGCCGGGGCATTCCCACCGCCACCCATGCGATCGGTGACGCCGGGGTGGCCGCCGTGCTGGACGCCTTCGAGGCGCTGCCGCCGGGTACTCCTCAGGCGGTTCATCGGATCGAGCATCTGGAAACGGTGCCGGACGCCCTGGTGGACAGGTTTTCCCGCTCAGGCCTGGTGGCAAGCATGCAGCCTTCCCACTGCACGCATTACTCCCGCGCTGACCAGACTGACAACTGGTCCATTCGGCTTGGCGCGGAGAGGGCCAACCGCGCCTGGCGGTGCGGGGACCTTCGCGCTGCCGGAGCCACCCTTGCCCTCGGCTCGGACTGGCCGATCGCCCCGTTCGAACCCCTGCCCATTCTGGCCGACGCGCAATTGCGCCGGCGGTCCGGCCACCCTCACGATGAGCCGATCCTGCCGGGCCAGGCCCTCACGGCCCTGCAGGCCCTGGAAGGATATACGTCCCATGCGGCCCGCGCGGCAGGGGAATGGGAAGTCTCGGGTTCCATTACGGTAGGCAAGCGCGCGGATTTCACGGTGTTTGAAACCGATCCGCTTCTGGCGGCTCCGGATGAGCTGGCAGCCACCAGGGCAGTGGCCACCGTTGTGGACGGCGCGGTACAGTACCTGGCGGTAGGGTCCGCCAGGTAGACGGCGCCCGGAAGGGCCGGACCTAGGCTGCCAGGCCGTGGTCCGGCCTGCGGGGCGGGCGCTTCCCGGCCGGGGCGCGGCGCCGCCGGCTTGCCTCTGCCACCACGCGTCCCCGCTCGGGCACTGTGGTATCGGCATGCACGTGGGACCCGTGGCCAATCAGGGCACCGGCTCCGATCCGTGAATGGCTTCCGATATGAACCCGGCTGCCGATGACCGATCCGTGGCCTACGTACACGCCGTCGCCGATGACCGTGCGGTCCCCGACTTTCGCCTCGCGGTCGATCCAGCTTCCACGCCCTACGCGTGCACCGGGACCCACCTGCGCGCCTGGTTCCACATAGGTCATTGAACCAATGCGCGCACTTTCAGCGACATCGGCCCCTGGCCCAACGAAGCCCCCTCCGTTGGGGTGCCGCAGGTAGCGGGTGACCTTGCCGGCATCGTCTTCTACAGATTCGAACTTCCTGCTCATTCCGTTCCTTTTCCAGGGCACGGTGGAGTTTCCCGCGCCACTATTGTTAACGCCCGAAGGCCCCTGGGGATTCCCGGGAATGTCCTCACTTTCGGCCCGGCGAACCTCCAAAAGGAGTGGGCAAGGAGCCGTAGAGGAACCCGTCAGAACGCGGAGGATAACACTCCCGACACTCCCTGGAGGGGGTCCGGAATGGGGAAATAGTGCTCCAGCTGCCAGCCCTGCGTGGCCATGGCCGTACGGCTGGTGGGGTGGGACCACGGCGGGTAGACACGCATGGCACGTTTGCCGCCGTCGAAATCCCTCGACACAACACCCCGCGCGGTCAGGGCAGCCAGGGGAAACACGAATTGCCCGAGTTCCGTGGGTTCCCCGCCACCGCGGGTGCTGACCACAAAGAAGTCAATGCCGTCCGAGGCATCGAAGGGACGGATGGGCCCGGTGCCGGCTTCAGAGCGCTGCCAGAGCGTGACGAACTGGCCTATCTTTTTGGGAGTTGTCCTGGCAGAGCGGGAGACGGCCCTTTGACCATGGACGGAGAACGTGTGCGCCCCGTAATCAACGCTTTCCGGCTCTGCAGTAGGTTCTGAACAGGCCAGGCCCAAAGCAGTATATTCGGCGAGGGTCAGGGCCAGGTCCGGGGGCAGCAGCATCCCCGGAGTTTACCTCCGTATGGAATAAGTCCCCTTTTGCCGGGAAAAACCCCGGGGTAAGCTGTGCTCACCGTCTCTGCAGTAGGCGGCCAAGCCTGGCTGGTCACACTTTCAGCCATGCGCTGTGTTCAGGGGGGAACCATGGTAGCTGCCAAATTTTCGGAGAATGAGATTTTTAAGGATGTTGCCCAGCGCCTTCAGGATCTGGCGCTGGACAGCCCT is a window encoding:
- a CDS encoding amidohydrolase — its product is MNPDLIILAGTIHTMETSSEASPAGTLPQAVAVKDGVIAAVGTREEAESWRAAEVLDFGSAVLTPGLVDCHIHPVLGLELTRGCDLSGAVNLDDVQTKLLAEAEATPPGEWVRGWGLDPNLFGSAAAHRGLIDDVVAGRPCLVRLFDGHSALANTRALEIAGVTGPRSFDQAAEVVCDAGGAPTGLLLEAAAVELVARVMPAESFAARKDRLAGLFQQFSRSGLTGAHVMDCGEGSLELYRALEGDGGLPLRLRISPWCMPGSSRTEWLGLAEQVGTLAGRRWEVAGIKLFVDGTVDNGTAWLFEPDVYGESVRPFWPRPEEYAQAVRFFAGRGIPTATHAIGDAGVAAVLDAFEALPPGTPQAVHRIEHLETVPDALVDRFSRSGLVASMQPSHCTHYSRADQTDNWSIRLGAERANRAWRCGDLRAAGATLALGSDWPIAPFEPLPILADAQLRRRSGHPHDEPILPGQALTALQALEGYTSHAARAAGEWEVSGSITVGKRADFTVFETDPLLAAPDELAATRAVATVVDGAVQYLAVGSAR
- a CDS encoding transferase, which encodes MSRKFESVEDDAGKVTRYLRHPNGGGFVGPGADVAESARIGSMTYVEPGAQVGPGARVGRGSWIDREAKVGDRTVIGDGVYVGHGSVIGSRVHIGSHSRIGAGALIGHGSHVHADTTVPERGRVVAEASRRRRAPAGKRPPRRPDHGLAA
- a CDS encoding MepB family protein encodes the protein MLLPPDLALTLAEYTALGLACSEPTAEPESVDYGAHTFSVHGQRAVSRSARTTPKKIGQFVTLWQRSEAGTGPIRPFDASDGIDFFVVSTRGGGEPTELGQFVFPLAALTARGVVSRDFDGGKRAMRVYPPWSHPTSRTAMATQGWQLEHYFPIPDPLQGVSGVLSSAF